In the genome of Dermacentor silvarum isolate Dsil-2018 chromosome 1, BIME_Dsil_1.4, whole genome shotgun sequence, one region contains:
- the LOC119458500 gene encoding golgin subfamily A member 7-like isoform X3, with product MASGQNQAGHEGSRMANKVFIQRDYSEGTSVKFQTKFPQELDGLIERHMFDQMVTTINSIYSEAERMSSKTFCEGFMACLTAYLLYMCTETHYEKFLKQATAYIHDQNETVYGPRGLHITDPIERGLRVIEITILSEQGARS from the exons ATGGCATCAGGCCAG AACCAGGCGGGCCATGAGGGAAGCCGCATGGCGAATAAGGTCTTCATTCAGAGGGACTACTCCGAGGGAACGTCAGTGAAGTTCCAGACCAAGTTTCCACAAGAGCTGGATGGCTTG ATCGAAAGGCACATGTTTGATCAGATGGTCACTACAATCAATTCTATATACTCTGAAGCTGAAAGAATGAGCAGCAAGACATTTTGTGAAGGCTTCATGGCATGCCTCACTGCATATTTATTATACATGTGTACTGAAACCCATTATGAGAAG TTTTTGAAGCAGGCCACTGCGTACATTCATGACCAGAACGAGACTGTTTATGGTCCACGTGGCCTGCACATCACAGACCCCATAGAAAGGGGTCTGCGAGTT
- the LOC119458500 gene encoding golgin subfamily A member 7-like isoform X2 — protein MASGQVSSLLQNQAGHEGSRMANKVFIQRDYSEGTSVKFQTKFPQELDGLIERHMFDQMVTTINSIYSEAERMSSKTFCEGFMACLTAYLLYMCTETHYEKFLKQATAYIHDQNETVYGPRGLHITDPIERGLRVIEITILSEQGARS, from the exons ATGGCATCAGGCCAG GTCTCTTCACTTTTGCAGAACCAGGCGGGCCATGAGGGAAGCCGCATGGCGAATAAGGTCTTCATTCAGAGGGACTACTCCGAGGGAACGTCAGTGAAGTTCCAGACCAAGTTTCCACAAGAGCTGGATGGCTTG ATCGAAAGGCACATGTTTGATCAGATGGTCACTACAATCAATTCTATATACTCTGAAGCTGAAAGAATGAGCAGCAAGACATTTTGTGAAGGCTTCATGGCATGCCTCACTGCATATTTATTATACATGTGTACTGAAACCCATTATGAGAAG TTTTTGAAGCAGGCCACTGCGTACATTCATGACCAGAACGAGACTGTTTATGGTCCACGTGGCCTGCACATCACAGACCCCATAGAAAGGGGTCTGCGAGTT
- the LOC119458500 gene encoding golgin subfamily A member 7-like isoform X1 — translation MASGQQVSSLLQNQAGHEGSRMANKVFIQRDYSEGTSVKFQTKFPQELDGLIERHMFDQMVTTINSIYSEAERMSSKTFCEGFMACLTAYLLYMCTETHYEKFLKQATAYIHDQNETVYGPRGLHITDPIERGLRVIEITILSEQGARS, via the exons ATGGCATCAGGCCAG CAGGTCTCTTCACTTTTGCAGAACCAGGCGGGCCATGAGGGAAGCCGCATGGCGAATAAGGTCTTCATTCAGAGGGACTACTCCGAGGGAACGTCAGTGAAGTTCCAGACCAAGTTTCCACAAGAGCTGGATGGCTTG ATCGAAAGGCACATGTTTGATCAGATGGTCACTACAATCAATTCTATATACTCTGAAGCTGAAAGAATGAGCAGCAAGACATTTTGTGAAGGCTTCATGGCATGCCTCACTGCATATTTATTATACATGTGTACTGAAACCCATTATGAGAAG TTTTTGAAGCAGGCCACTGCGTACATTCATGACCAGAACGAGACTGTTTATGGTCCACGTGGCCTGCACATCACAGACCCCATAGAAAGGGGTCTGCGAGTT